In Strigops habroptila isolate Jane chromosome 2, bStrHab1.2.pri, whole genome shotgun sequence, one genomic interval encodes:
- the LOC115601645 gene encoding T-cell surface glycoprotein CD4-like: protein MSSIPTLMESCSMVVSSTLAIFLVLHLGLIPIMAEQSELQIGVAGQTAILNCGGTPHKTGVTWKYNNLLIRHYGGTYLKGKATMTNRSEIDRKSKHLKVLDLRLSDAGTYTCEYDSYIVSISLHVFQLTISLDGRFLPNEVPELTLMQSSSSLPDLAITVFDSNKNTVRSTLSENTTPQKYILKLKQLEATDSGTWMCHIHSDSPLINQNISFDVKVLGFQNPNLERKYATVDSTVILSWLLNFQKIKWKEDFTGQLNWKQQESATAHELLDFSVTARGEQHETKKSSHFRFETPESKPEGTIKVELPKVHFNHSGQYKCELAYKGRYVQSMIELVVMKVSASHVGPLPRGAEMTLTCQVSGPLSSNTHLLWERVNGTQMDIKKSKQHEVKVEVNVSAAGLWTCHLIEDNDRKISLHYAVEETPVWNTYVEIGASIGGSVLALGLVCLCIISSIRRQRRQQRRKRMAQARQYLLENKTCQCQRWLNK, encoded by the exons GTCTGATCCCCATTATGGCTGAGCAAAGTGAACTACAGATTGGAGTGGCAGGACAGACAGCAATCCTGAACTGCGGAGGCACACCTCATAAAACAGGGGTGACCTGGAAGTACAATAATCTTCTTATAAGGCATTATGGAGGTACCTATTTGAAAG GCAAAGCTACCATGACCAATCGATCGGAAATCGACCGCAAGAGTAAACACCTGAAGGTGTTGGACTTAAGGCTCTCTGATGCTGGCACCTACACCTGTGAATATGACTCTTACATAGTCAGTATCTCACTGCATGTCTTTCAAT TGACCATTTCTTTAGATGGGCGCTTCCTGCCGAATGAAGTCCCTGAGCTGACTTTAATGCAAAGTTCATCCTCTTTACCTGATCTCGCTATCACGGTGTTTGACAGTAACAAGAACACAGTAAGATCAacactttcagaaaatacaaCCCCTCAAAAGTACATACTGAAGTTGAAGCAGCTGGAGGCTACGGACAGCGGGACCTGGATGTGTCACATCCATTCAGACTCTCCATTGATTAATCAAAACATCTCCTTCGATGTGAAGGTATTAG GTTTTCAGAATccaaatttggaaagaaagtatGCAACTGTTGACAGCACTGTCATCTTGTCATGGCTCCTGAACTTCCAGaagataaaatggaaagaagattTCACAGGACAACTGAATTGGAAACAACAGGAAAGTGCAACCGCCCATGAGCTACTTGATTTCAGTGTCACAGCACGAGGAGAGCAGCATGAGACCAAAAAAAGCAGTCACTTTCGGTTTGAGACACCTGAAAGCAAACCTGAAGGTACCATAAAAGTGGAACTCCCCAAAGTCCATTTCAACCACTCTGGGCAGTACAAGTGCGAGCTGGCATACAAGGGAAGATACGTGCAGAGCATGATAGAGCTGGTGGTGATGAAAG TCTCAGCTAGCCACGTGGGGCCGCTCCCCAGAGGGGCTGAGATGACCCTCACCTGCCAAGTCTCTGGTCCACTCTCATCCAACACCCACTTGCTCTGGGAACGTGTGAATGGGACACAGATGGACATCAAGAAGTCAAAGCAGCATGAAGTAAAAGTGGAGGTGAATGtcagtgctgcagggctgtggaCGTGTCACCTCATAGAAGACAATGACAGGAAGATCAGCCTTCATTATGCCGTAG AGGAAACTCCTGTTTGGAATACCTATGTGGAAATTGGAGCAAGTATTGGAGGCAGTGTATTAGCACTTGGCCTTGTGTGCCTGTGCATCATCAGTAGCATAAGAAGGCAGCGAAGG CAGCAACGGAGAAAAAGGATGGCACAAGCAAGACAATACTTGCTGGAAAACAAGACGTGTCAGTGTCAACG CTGGCTCAATAAGTAG
- the GPR162 gene encoding probable G-protein coupled receptor 162 — MGDSESESTLHNNSLWWLACGMLALLANSWIILSITAKQQKHKPLELLLCFLAGTHILMAAVPLTTYAVVQLRRESSDYDWNESICKVFVSTYYTLALATCFTVASLSYHRMWMVRWPVNYRLSNAKKQALHAVMGIWMVSFILSTLPSIGWHNNGERYYARGCQFIVSKIGLGFGVCFSLLLLGGIVMGLVCVGITFYQTLWAHRRRRQCRHQRAEEASSCSSSAHTTFNVPAIVVEDVRGKRRSSLDGSESAKTSLQMTNLISAIVFLYDTLTGVPILVVSFFSLRYDTAPTWMVLAVLWCSMVQTLLLPSFIWSCERYRADLRTVWEQCVAIMSEEDGDDDGVCDDYGDGRICKVRFDANGAAAVKRDSRDIKLLPMHHMLLPQEKVHYLQVPISRRMSHDETNIFSSHRSAPSFLHKWSSSDDIRIPTPRKPGGPIFLPPQLHDYQHRQRPPEDELTTLRQFLEGGLVPRGSSACFFRDEITTFIDETPQPTPACSPRHSRLPLASRRDRRLSLGSREEENADRPRRCSVAGSEAWQLQNGEQALCERTLEASEPQTFQDPKL, encoded by the exons ATGGGGGACTCTGAATCAGAGTCCACCTTGCACAACAACTCCCTGTGGTGGCTGGCATGTGGGATGTTAGCCCTGTTGGCCAACTCTTGGATTATCCTCAGCATCACGGCCAAGCAACAGAAACACAagcccctggagctgctgctatGCTTCCTTGCTGGGACTCACATCCTTATGGCAGCCGTACCTCTCACCACCTATGCTGTGGTGCAGCTGCGGCGCGAGTCCTCCGACTACGACTGGAACGAAAGCATCTGCAAGGTCTTCGTCTCCACATACTACACGCTGGCGCTGGCCACCTGCTTCACTGTGGCCTCCCTTTCCTACCACCGCATGTGGATGGTGAGGTGGCCAGTCAACTACCGGCTGAGCAATGCCAAGAAGCAGGCTCTGCACGCAGTCATGGGTATCTGGATGGTTTCATTCATCCTCTCCACCCTGCCCTCCATCGGCTGGCACAACAACGGCGAGCGCTACTATGCCCGTGGCTGCCAGTTCATTGTCAGCAAGATAGGGCTGGGCTTCGGTGTCTGCTTTAGCCTCCTGCTGCTCGGAGGAATCGTCATGGGCTTGGTGTGTGTGGGTATCACTTTCTACCAGACCCTGTGGGCACACAGAAGACGCCGGCAGTGCCGCCATCAGAGGGCAGAGGAGGCATCATCCTGCTCTTCATCAGCACACACCACTTTCAATGTGCCGGCCATTGTAGTGGAGGATGTACGTGGCAAGAGGAGGTCTTCACTGGACGGCTCCGAGTCAGCCAAGACCTCCTTGCAGATGACCAACCTCATAAGCGCTATTGTCTTCCTGTATGACACACTCACTGGGGTGCCTATCTTG GTTGTGAGCTTTTTTAGCCTCCGCTATGATACGGCCCCAACCTGGAtggtcctggctgtgctctggTGCTCCATGGTGCAGaccctgctgctcccctccttCATCTGGTCCTGCGAGCGCTACCGAGCAGATCTCCGCACTGTGTGGGAGCAATGTGTGGCTATTATGTCTGAGGAAGATGGAGATGATG ATGGTGTGTGTGATGATTATGGCGACGGCAGGATCTGCAAAGTGAGATTTGATGCGAACGGTGCTGCAGCTGTGAAGCGGGACTCCCGGGATATCAAGCTGCTACCCATGCACCACATGTTGTTGCCCCAGGAGAAGGTGCACTACCTGCAG gtCCCCATCTCCCGGAGAATGTCACATGATGAGACTAACATCTTCTCCTCCCACCGCTCTGCTCCGTCCTTCCTACACAAGTGGTCTTCATCTGACGACATCCGCATTCCCACTCCCCGCAAACCCGGAGGCCCCATCTTCTTGCCTCCTCAGCTGCATGACTACCAGCACCGCCAGCGGCCCCCAGAAGATGAGCTGACAACCCTACGGCAGTTTTTGGAAGGGGGGCTGGTGCCCCGGGGCTCCAGCGCCTGCTTCTTCCGAGATGAGATCACCACGTTCATTGACGAGACGCCGCAGCCCaccccagcctgcagcccaCGGCACTCCCGTCTCCCGCTCGCATCGCGCCGTGATCGCCGCCTCTCCcttggcagcagagaggaggagaacGCCGACCGGCCACGGCGCTGCTCTGTGGCTGGCAGCGAAGCCTGGCAGCTGCAGAATGGAGAGCAGGCACTGTGTGAAAGGACCCTTGAGGCCAGCGAGCCACAGACCTTCCAGGATCCCAAACTATGA
- the P3H3 gene encoding prolyl 3-hydroxylase 3 isoform X1, protein MASRLCLCLLLAAAAATSPGRLVPYDLLYADGVRAYFARDWARAAELLQRALHSYAGLRAARRACRAACRREAAFLGEPPGAGPWEAALFGPVLQRADCLQHCLGRRLGAAPSAHRASRVIRRDFERREPYNYLQVAFFQLKKLDQAVSAAHTFFVANPQHLQMREDIEKYRRMSGVRSDNFRDLEATPHWEAYEAGVQHYDADEYLQAVTRLEESLTEALSALEECRALCEGPWEDEDDEEEEEMQPGLYEAIAAHYIQVLKCRQQCVLEIATKPGRISATEDFIPSHLDLLQFAYDQVGNQALAAECAASYLLFYPMDELMLEKMNQYRTELGEDRAITARERIQHYVQRSLMEKKLIYYAVEHLGGTFNDPDLWTPDELIPENLREKHREDQEKQKQETLDVEERDKRGPLPFEGIAVTMDSHQMNGTQRVVFDRVLTESECKDLLRLTKAAGEAGDGYRARRSPHTPHERFEGLTVLKAMQLAQNGDVDWRDAKLLLQASEKSRKIIESYFTPGKKLHFSFTHLVCRTAVDEEQEGRMDLSHPVHADNCLLDPEGQECWREPPAYVYRDYSGILYLNDDFQGGGLFFTEMDTVTVTAEVHPKCGRLVAFSSGKENPHGVWAVSRGRRCAVALWYTHSQEHAEQERVKAEELIEQRAVEQDKTDGEEHQGPDGSGRSSSEPPVPSSETRAKSERGRRNLGSFSKGCLHIQELKPGASEFPRHLHTPEPRNWSEKEKVRNCNSME, encoded by the exons ATGGCCTCCCgcctctgcctctgcctcctgctcgccgccgccgccgccacgTCTCCGGGCCGCCTGGTTCCCTATGACCTGCTGTACGCGGACGGAGTGCGGGCGTACTTCGCCCGGGACTGGGCGAGGGCAGCCGAGCTGCTGCAGCGCGCCCTGCACAGCTACGCGGGGCTGCGGGCGGCCCGCCGCGCCTGCCGCGCCGCCTGCCGCCGGGAGGCGGCTTTCCTCGGCGAGCCGCCGGGGGCCGGGCCGTGGGAGGCCGCCCTCTTCGGGCCGGTGCTGCAGCGCGCCGActgcctccagcactgcctggggCGCCGGCTGGGAGCCGCGCCGTCCGCCCACCGCGCCAGCCGGGTCATCCGCCGCGACTTCGAGCGGCGGGAGCCCTACAACTACCTCCAGGTGGCCTTCTTCCAG CTGAAGAAGCTGGATCAGGCCGTGTCCGCCGCTCACACCTTCTTCGTCGCTAAtccccagcacctccagatGCGGGAGGACATAGAGAAGTACCGGAGGATGTCAGGGGTGAGGTCGGACAACTTCCGAGACCTGGAGGCCACGCCACACTGG GAAGCATATGAGGCCGGGGTGCAGCACTACGATGCAGATGAGTACCTGCAGGCTGTGACCAGGCTGGAGGAGTCACTCACAGAGGCGCTGTCAGCACTGGAAGAGTGTCGTGCCCTGTGTGAAGGGCCTTGGGAGGATGAGGAtgacgaggaggaggaggagatgcaaCCTGGCCTGTACGAAGCCATTGCAG CCCATTATATTCAGGTTTTGAAGTGCAGACAGCAGTGTGTCCTCGAAATTGCCACAAAGCCAGGGCGGATATCTGCCACAGAAGATTTCATACCTTCTCATCTTGATTTACTGCAGTTTGCCTACGATCAAG TTGGGAACCAGGCGCTGGCTGCTGAATGTGCTGCTTCCTACTTGCTCTTCTATCCCATGGATGAGCTAATGTTGGAGAAGATGAACCAGTATCGCACAGAACTGGGAGAGGACAGAGCTATCACAGCCAGAGAG CGTATTCAACATTATGTGCAGAGATCTTTGATGGAGAAGAAGTTGATTTATTATGCAGTGGAGCATCTAGGAGGAACTTTTAATGACCCT GATCTTTGGACTCCAGATGAGCTGATTCCTGAAAACCTAAGGGAGAAACACAG AGAGGATCAGgagaagcaaaagcaggaaactCTGGATGTGGAAGAGAGGGATAAGAGGG GGCCTTTGCCTTTTGAGGGTATTGCTGTCACGATGGATTCCCACCAGATGAACGGAACCCAGAGGGTTGTGTTTGACAGAGTGCTGACGGAGTCTGAGTGTAAGGACCTTCTCCGTCTGACAAAG GCCGCgggagaagcaggagatggCTACCGGGCAAGACGGTCACCTCATACCCCACATGAGAGATTTGAAGGGCTGACTGTTCTGAAGGCCATGCAA CTGGCCCAGAATGGGGACGTGGACTGGAGAGATGCCAAATTGCTTCTGCAGGCCAGTGAGAAATCAcggaaaatcatagaatcctatTTTACTCCTggaaagaaactgcatttctccTTCACGCACCTTGTGTGCCGCACAGCCGTAGATG AGGAACAGGAAGGTCGCATGGATCTTAGTCATCCTGTCCATGCTGATAATTGTCTCTTGGATCCTGAGGGGCAAGAGTGCTGGAGAGAACCACCTGCCTATGTGTACAGGGACTACAG TGGCATTCTCTACCTCAATGATGACTTCCAAGGTGGAGgccttttcttcactgaaatggaCACTGTGACTGTCACA GCCGAAGTGCATCCGAAGTGTGGGAGGCTGGTAGCCTTCAGCTCTGGCAAGGAGAACCCCCATGGCGTGTGGGCAGTGAGCCGTGGAAGGCGCTGTGCTGTTGCTCTCTGGTACACACACTCCCAGGAGCATGCTGAGCAG GAACGGGTGAAGGCAGAGGAGCTGATAGAGCAGAGGGCTGTGGAGCAGGACAAGACTGATGGAGAAGAACATCAAGGACCTGATGGCAGTGGTAGATCCTCCTCAGAGCCTCCTGTTCCCAGCAGTGAAACCAG GGCCAAATctgagaggggaaggaggaaccTGGGGTCTTTCAGCAAGGGCTGTCTTCACATTCAGGAACTTAAACCAGGAGCCTCTGAGTTTCCTAGGCACCTGCACACTCCAGAACCTCGCAACTGGTCTGAAAAGGAGAAGGTGAGGAACTGTAACTCTatggaataa
- the P3H3 gene encoding prolyl 3-hydroxylase 3 isoform X2: MASRLCLCLLLAAAAATSPGRLVPYDLLYADGVRAYFARDWARAAELLQRALHSYAGLRAARRACRAACRREAAFLGEPPGAGPWEAALFGPVLQRADCLQHCLGRRLGAAPSAHRASRVIRRDFERREPYNYLQVAFFQLKKLDQAVSAAHTFFVANPQHLQMREDIEKYRRMSGVRSDNFRDLEATPHWEAYEAGVQHYDADEYLQAVTRLEESLTEALSALEECRALCEGPWEDEDDEEEEEMQPGLYEAIAAHYIQVLKCRQQCVLEIATKPGRISATEDFIPSHLDLLQFAYDQVGNQALAAECAASYLLFYPMDELMLEKMNQYRTELGEDRAITARERIQHYVQRSLMEKKLIYYAVEHLGGTFNDPDLWTPDELIPENLREKHREDQEKQKQETLDVEERDKRGPLPFEGIAVTMDSHQMNGTQRVVFDRVLTESECKDLLRLTKAAGEAGDGYRARRSPHTPHERFEGLTVLKAMQLAQNGDVDWRDAKLLLQASEKSRKIIESYFTPGKKLHFSFTHLVCRTAVDEEQEGRMDLSHPVHADNCLLDPEGQECWREPPAYVYRDYSGILYLNDDFQGGGLFFTEMDTVTVTAEVHPKCGRLVAFSSGKENPHGVWAVSRGRRCAVALWYTHSQEHAEQERVKAEELIEQRAVEQDKTDGEEHQGPDGSGRSSSEPPVPSSETSASFLVTQGQI, from the exons ATGGCCTCCCgcctctgcctctgcctcctgctcgccgccgccgccgccacgTCTCCGGGCCGCCTGGTTCCCTATGACCTGCTGTACGCGGACGGAGTGCGGGCGTACTTCGCCCGGGACTGGGCGAGGGCAGCCGAGCTGCTGCAGCGCGCCCTGCACAGCTACGCGGGGCTGCGGGCGGCCCGCCGCGCCTGCCGCGCCGCCTGCCGCCGGGAGGCGGCTTTCCTCGGCGAGCCGCCGGGGGCCGGGCCGTGGGAGGCCGCCCTCTTCGGGCCGGTGCTGCAGCGCGCCGActgcctccagcactgcctggggCGCCGGCTGGGAGCCGCGCCGTCCGCCCACCGCGCCAGCCGGGTCATCCGCCGCGACTTCGAGCGGCGGGAGCCCTACAACTACCTCCAGGTGGCCTTCTTCCAG CTGAAGAAGCTGGATCAGGCCGTGTCCGCCGCTCACACCTTCTTCGTCGCTAAtccccagcacctccagatGCGGGAGGACATAGAGAAGTACCGGAGGATGTCAGGGGTGAGGTCGGACAACTTCCGAGACCTGGAGGCCACGCCACACTGG GAAGCATATGAGGCCGGGGTGCAGCACTACGATGCAGATGAGTACCTGCAGGCTGTGACCAGGCTGGAGGAGTCACTCACAGAGGCGCTGTCAGCACTGGAAGAGTGTCGTGCCCTGTGTGAAGGGCCTTGGGAGGATGAGGAtgacgaggaggaggaggagatgcaaCCTGGCCTGTACGAAGCCATTGCAG CCCATTATATTCAGGTTTTGAAGTGCAGACAGCAGTGTGTCCTCGAAATTGCCACAAAGCCAGGGCGGATATCTGCCACAGAAGATTTCATACCTTCTCATCTTGATTTACTGCAGTTTGCCTACGATCAAG TTGGGAACCAGGCGCTGGCTGCTGAATGTGCTGCTTCCTACTTGCTCTTCTATCCCATGGATGAGCTAATGTTGGAGAAGATGAACCAGTATCGCACAGAACTGGGAGAGGACAGAGCTATCACAGCCAGAGAG CGTATTCAACATTATGTGCAGAGATCTTTGATGGAGAAGAAGTTGATTTATTATGCAGTGGAGCATCTAGGAGGAACTTTTAATGACCCT GATCTTTGGACTCCAGATGAGCTGATTCCTGAAAACCTAAGGGAGAAACACAG AGAGGATCAGgagaagcaaaagcaggaaactCTGGATGTGGAAGAGAGGGATAAGAGGG GGCCTTTGCCTTTTGAGGGTATTGCTGTCACGATGGATTCCCACCAGATGAACGGAACCCAGAGGGTTGTGTTTGACAGAGTGCTGACGGAGTCTGAGTGTAAGGACCTTCTCCGTCTGACAAAG GCCGCgggagaagcaggagatggCTACCGGGCAAGACGGTCACCTCATACCCCACATGAGAGATTTGAAGGGCTGACTGTTCTGAAGGCCATGCAA CTGGCCCAGAATGGGGACGTGGACTGGAGAGATGCCAAATTGCTTCTGCAGGCCAGTGAGAAATCAcggaaaatcatagaatcctatTTTACTCCTggaaagaaactgcatttctccTTCACGCACCTTGTGTGCCGCACAGCCGTAGATG AGGAACAGGAAGGTCGCATGGATCTTAGTCATCCTGTCCATGCTGATAATTGTCTCTTGGATCCTGAGGGGCAAGAGTGCTGGAGAGAACCACCTGCCTATGTGTACAGGGACTACAG TGGCATTCTCTACCTCAATGATGACTTCCAAGGTGGAGgccttttcttcactgaaatggaCACTGTGACTGTCACA GCCGAAGTGCATCCGAAGTGTGGGAGGCTGGTAGCCTTCAGCTCTGGCAAGGAGAACCCCCATGGCGTGTGGGCAGTGAGCCGTGGAAGGCGCTGTGCTGTTGCTCTCTGGTACACACACTCCCAGGAGCATGCTGAGCAG GAACGGGTGAAGGCAGAGGAGCTGATAGAGCAGAGGGCTGTGGAGCAGGACAAGACTGATGGAGAAGAACATCAAGGACCTGATGGCAGTGGTAGATCCTCCTCAGAGCCTCCTGTTCCCAGCAGTGAAACCAG TGCCAGCTTCTTGGTCACCCAGGGCCAAATctga